GCGATCCCAAAGCGCTGGCCAAATGGTATGCCGAACATTTGGGAGTCCCAGTGGCCGATGGTCAATCCTACGGGGCGTTTGCATCCATCTCTGCGGACGAGCAGACGGTTTGGTCGACGTTCCCCGAGAACACGACTTACTTTGGCACGGGCCCAACTCCTTTCATGGTGAACTATCGCGTCCGCAATCTCGATGCGATGCTGGCCCAGCTGAAGGCCGCCGGGGTGCCGGTGGATGAAAAGGTACAGGATTACGATTTTGGCCGTTTCGGTTGGGCGACTGATCCGGAAGGGAATCGGTTCGAACTCTGGGAACCGAAATAGAGCGAAGCGATTCCCGGCGATAGCTAAGTTTAAAATGGATTTTCCCCGAACCTTATTTTCAAAATCAAATCGTCCCTAGGAGAATTACTCAAGGCATGGATTCGTTATAACTCCCATTTTAAATCCATTCCTAGAGGAG
The genomic region above belongs to Telmatocola sphagniphila and contains:
- a CDS encoding VOC family protein, with translation MEKVLGVGGIFFKARDPKALAKWYAEHLGVPVADGQSYGAFASISADEQTVWSTFPENTTYFGTGPTPFMVNYRVRNLDAMLAQLKAAGVPVDEKVQDYDFGRFGWATDPEGNRFELWEPK